In a single window of the Bradyrhizobium sp. ORS 285 genome:
- a CDS encoding nucleotide sugar dehydrogenase, whose product MSHGRKIAVIGLGYVGLPVAAAFARAGCPVIGFDIDAGRVAELREGRDRTCEVDAADLRRPGLHFTSDPGEMAAADFFIVTVPTPIDSARRPDLSAMLAATRTVGTVLKRGDIVVYESTVYPGAVEEDCVPLLESCSRLAAGADFNVGYSPERINPGDKTHRFETITKVVSAQNPATLQVVADVYGSVVTAGIHRAPSIKVAEAAKVIENTQRDLNIAFMNELSLIFQALAIDTGDVLAAAATKWNFLPFTPGLVGGHCIGVDPYYLTYRAEKAGYHPEVILAGRRINDEMGRRIARECIRGLLKRRGRSGVVTILGMTFKENVPDIRNSRVIDIINELQSFGIEVQVADPLADAAAVHEEYGIGLTALEALRPADAVVLAVSHDQFLAGGWPLVQGLLREQSGLVLDVKMKLDRASKPGAIELWRP is encoded by the coding sequence ATGTCTCATGGCCGGAAGATTGCGGTAATAGGCCTTGGTTACGTCGGCCTGCCGGTCGCTGCAGCGTTTGCGCGCGCGGGCTGTCCGGTCATCGGATTCGACATCGATGCCGGCAGGGTGGCCGAGCTCCGGGAGGGGCGCGACCGCACCTGTGAGGTCGATGCGGCCGATCTCCGGCGCCCGGGGCTGCACTTTACCAGCGATCCGGGCGAGATGGCCGCCGCGGACTTCTTCATCGTCACTGTCCCGACGCCGATCGACAGCGCGCGCCGGCCCGATCTCAGCGCCATGCTGGCCGCCACGCGCACGGTCGGCACGGTGCTGAAGCGCGGCGACATCGTGGTCTATGAGTCCACCGTCTATCCCGGCGCCGTCGAGGAAGACTGCGTTCCGTTGCTGGAAAGCTGCTCCAGGCTGGCGGCCGGCGCCGATTTCAACGTCGGCTATTCGCCGGAGCGCATCAATCCCGGCGACAAGACGCATCGCTTCGAGACCATCACCAAGGTGGTGTCGGCGCAGAATCCGGCAACGCTGCAGGTCGTGGCCGATGTCTACGGCTCGGTGGTCACGGCCGGCATCCATCGCGCGCCGTCGATCAAGGTCGCCGAAGCCGCCAAGGTGATCGAGAACACCCAGCGCGATCTCAACATCGCCTTCATGAACGAGCTGTCGCTGATCTTCCAGGCGCTCGCCATCGACACCGGCGACGTGCTCGCGGCGGCCGCCACCAAGTGGAACTTCCTGCCGTTCACGCCGGGCCTCGTCGGCGGCCACTGCATCGGCGTCGATCCTTATTACCTCACCTATCGCGCCGAGAAGGCCGGCTATCACCCCGAGGTGATCCTGGCGGGCCGTCGCATCAATGACGAGATGGGCCGGCGCATCGCGCGCGAATGCATCCGCGGGCTGTTGAAGCGGAGGGGACGCAGCGGCGTCGTCACCATCCTCGGCATGACCTTCAAGGAGAACGTACCGGACATCCGCAATTCCAGGGTGATCGACATCATCAACGAATTGCAGTCGTTCGGCATCGAGGTGCAGGTCGCCGATCCCCTGGCGGATGCCGCGGCCGTGCACGAGGAGTACGGCATCGGTCTAACGGCACTGGAGGCGCTGCGTCCGGCTGACGCCGTCGTGCTCGCTGTCTCTCACGATCAGTTCCTCGCCGGCGGCTGGCCTCTCGTTCAAGGGCTGCTGCGCGAGCAGAGCGGTCTCGTGCTCGACGTGAAGATGAAGCTCGACCGCGCGAGCAAACCCGGCGCCATCGAGCTGTGGCGGCCCTGA
- a CDS encoding NAD-dependent epimerase, which translates to MANDPILVTGVAGFIGFHLTQRLLAEGRQVIGIDNINAYYDPKLKEARLEILKTQPGFTFHKLDLVDRAGIKALFAQHRFPVAVHLAAQAGVRYSLENPHAYVDANLEGFINVLEGCRHHGCGHLLFASSSSVYGANTKLPFSVKDNVDHPISLYAASKKANELMAHSYSHLYRLPATGLRFFTVYGPWGRPDMAMFIFAKAILAGQPVRLFNHGRMRRDFTYVDDIVQAIVRLIGRPPQGNPDWDGNKPDPSSSRAPWRIYNIGNNHPEQLMDVIALLEKEFGRPAIKEMLPMQPGDVEATYADVSDLERDIGFRPATSIADGIERFAKWYREYHGI; encoded by the coding sequence ATGGCAAACGATCCTATCCTCGTGACCGGCGTGGCCGGGTTCATCGGCTTCCACCTGACGCAGCGGCTGCTCGCTGAAGGACGCCAGGTGATCGGCATCGACAACATCAACGCCTACTACGATCCGAAGCTGAAGGAGGCGCGGCTCGAGATCCTGAAGACGCAGCCCGGTTTCACCTTTCACAAGCTCGACCTGGTCGATCGCGCGGGCATCAAAGCGCTGTTTGCTCAGCATCGCTTCCCGGTCGCGGTGCATCTCGCTGCCCAGGCCGGCGTGCGCTATTCGCTGGAAAATCCGCACGCTTACGTCGATGCCAATCTCGAAGGCTTCATCAACGTGCTCGAGGGCTGCCGTCATCACGGCTGCGGGCATCTGTTGTTCGCCTCGTCATCCTCCGTCTACGGCGCCAACACCAAGCTGCCTTTCTCGGTCAAGGACAACGTCGACCATCCGATCAGCCTCTATGCCGCCAGCAAGAAGGCCAATGAGCTGATGGCGCATTCCTACAGCCATCTGTACCGGCTGCCGGCGACGGGCCTGCGCTTCTTCACCGTCTATGGCCCGTGGGGACGGCCCGACATGGCGATGTTCATCTTCGCCAAGGCCATCCTCGCCGGGCAGCCCGTCCGGCTGTTCAATCACGGCCGGATGCGGCGCGATTTTACCTATGTCGACGACATCGTGCAGGCGATCGTGCGTTTGATCGGCCGTCCGCCACAAGGAAACCCGGATTGGGACGGAAACAAGCCGGATCCCTCGAGCAGCCGGGCGCCCTGGCGGATTTACAATATCGGCAACAATCACCCCGAACAGCTGATGGACGTGATAGCGCTGCTGGAGAAGGAGTTCGGGCGGCCGGCGATCAAGGAGATGTTGCCGATGCAGCCCGGAGACGTCGAGGCGACCTATGCCGATGTCAGCGATCTCGAGCGCGACATCGGCTTCCGGCCGGCCACCTCGATCGCCGACGGCATTGAACGTTTTGCGAAATGGTACCGCGAGTATCACGGAATTTGA
- a CDS encoding mannose-1-phosphate guanylyltransferase/mannose-6-phosphate isomerase, producing the protein MTGRIIPLIMCGGAGTRLWPASREVRPKQFLPLFGTRSTFQDTLLRVSDADLFARPIIITNAAYRFMVLEQLAEIGIEADVLLEPMRRDSGPAIAAGAAFAQSRDPEAVVLALAADHVVRDTAAFLAACRAGLAAAEAGRIVTFGVNPERAATEYGYISPGAPVSGEVRAVAKFVEKPDQSTAERYIREGYLWNSGNFMFRASVLLDEYRKYDTGSVQTVTDAVAKAGRDLSFIILDAGAFGAAKPISIDYAVMEKTERAAVAPVSCGWSDVGSWHAVWELSDKDGQGNAARGTAVFEDSRNCNVVTDKALVALEGVDDLVVVAAQDAVLVSRQRDANGLKRLVAKLKTVAPEVTEAHIKVHRPWGSYQSVDNGERHQVKRIIVKPGQRLSLQKHYHRSEHWIVVRGAARVTVNETVKTVHENESIYIPMGAVHRLENPGKILLELIEVQTGSYLGEDDIIRIEDDYRRE; encoded by the coding sequence ATGACCGGACGCATCATTCCTCTCATCATGTGCGGCGGCGCCGGGACCCGGCTGTGGCCGGCGTCGCGGGAAGTCCGGCCCAAGCAGTTCCTGCCGTTGTTCGGCACCCGTTCGACCTTCCAGGACACGCTGCTGCGTGTCTCCGACGCCGACCTGTTCGCGCGGCCGATCATCATCACCAATGCCGCCTACCGCTTCATGGTGCTGGAGCAACTGGCCGAGATCGGCATCGAGGCCGACGTGCTGCTCGAGCCGATGCGCCGCGACTCCGGTCCGGCGATCGCCGCCGGTGCCGCCTTTGCGCAGTCGCGCGACCCGGAGGCGGTCGTGCTGGCGCTGGCCGCCGACCACGTCGTGCGCGACACCGCGGCCTTCCTGGCGGCGTGCCGCGCCGGGCTTGCGGCCGCAGAGGCTGGCCGCATCGTCACCTTCGGCGTCAATCCGGAGCGTGCGGCGACCGAGTATGGCTATATCAGCCCGGGCGCGCCGGTATCCGGAGAGGTGCGGGCGGTCGCGAAATTCGTCGAGAAGCCGGATCAGTCGACCGCCGAGCGCTACATCCGCGAGGGCTATCTCTGGAACAGCGGTAACTTCATGTTCCGCGCCTCGGTGCTGCTCGATGAGTACCGCAAGTACGATACCGGCAGCGTGCAGACGGTGACCGACGCGGTCGCCAAGGCCGGCCGCGACCTCAGCTTCATCATCCTGGATGCCGGCGCCTTCGGCGCCGCCAAGCCGATCTCGATCGACTATGCGGTCATGGAGAAGACCGAGCGGGCCGCTGTGGCCCCGGTCTCCTGCGGCTGGTCCGATGTCGGCTCCTGGCATGCTGTCTGGGAGCTGTCCGACAAGGACGGGCAGGGCAATGCCGCGCGCGGTACCGCCGTGTTCGAGGATTCCCGCAACTGCAACGTCGTCACCGACAAGGCGCTGGTCGCGCTGGAGGGCGTCGATGATCTCGTGGTCGTCGCGGCGCAGGACGCCGTCCTGGTGTCCCGCCAGCGCGATGCCAACGGCTTGAAGCGGCTGGTCGCCAAGCTCAAGACGGTCGCGCCGGAAGTGACCGAGGCCCACATCAAGGTGCATCGCCCCTGGGGCAGCTATCAGTCGGTCGACAATGGCGAGCGCCATCAGGTAAAGCGCATCATCGTCAAGCCCGGCCAGCGGCTGTCGCTGCAGAAGCACTATCATCGCTCCGAGCACTGGATCGTGGTGCGCGGCGCCGCGCGGGTCACCGTGAATGAGACGGTGAAGACCGTGCATGAGAACGAATCGATCTACATCCCGATGGGCGCGGTTCACCGGCTGGAGAACCCCGGCAAGATCCTTCTGGAGCTGATCGAGGTCCAGACCGGCTCCTATCTCGGTGAGGACGACATCATTCGCATCGAGGACGATTACCGCCGCGAGTAG
- a CDS encoding tetratricopeptide repeat protein, with translation MSSTIGSRAFQNARLQKKNRKQADGMLPKAVEAYRAGRHADAQAICGQVLTLVPDHFEALHLLGASALDSGRFDLAEQALTRAIAVEPRNAEALANLGLVLASLKRYEEARAAQERAVALKPTFATAWTGLGNTLMNMQLFEQAVAAHDRAIAIKPDYADAYCNRGMALLLMQRNEEARQSFDRALGLSPRHMQATFGKGLVSINLRHFDQALAAFNAALAIKPGAAAVIAQRGRLFIQMARFDAAEADFEAALATDPRLEAALLGKAHVGVLTDRIAPAMLACKRVLETNPSSEVALLWLGACFARQGDTAAAIQHFERALEIKPDFEDAILKKIFALDFYPGADVAAHQAVRREWWDRIGVHIPRCELTGIDRDPERRITVGYVSSDFRSHSAALTFLPVLRHHDHQAFKVICYSGSPLVDAVTEQCKAASDGWVDAWQLSDEELVARIRSDQVDILVDLSGHSAGNRLTLFARKPAPIQVTAWGNATGTGLPTIDYFFADPVTVPQAVRPLFAEEVYDLPALITTDPLPDAQPTPLPMLHNRYVTFGVFNRVDKISDQVLGVWAALLRALPDARIVVKNGALDDSFLRDGLIARFAAHGIAEHRLTCLGSSMRHEHIAAFAQIDISLDPFPQNGGVSTWESLQAGVPVVAKLGNSSASRAGGAIVKAVGLDDWVAEDDDGYIAIALKHAANPAALAQLRAELSARVASSPAGNVVTYTRKVEEGYCTFWRRYCAAGA, from the coding sequence TTGTCGAGCACGATCGGATCGCGCGCGTTCCAGAATGCGCGCCTGCAGAAGAAGAACCGCAAGCAGGCCGACGGCATGCTGCCGAAGGCCGTCGAGGCCTATCGGGCCGGCCGGCATGCGGACGCCCAGGCGATCTGCGGACAGGTGCTGACCCTCGTGCCCGATCATTTCGAGGCCTTGCACCTGCTCGGCGCCTCCGCGCTCGACAGCGGCCGGTTCGATCTCGCCGAGCAGGCGCTGACGCGCGCCATTGCCGTCGAGCCGCGCAATGCCGAAGCCCTCGCCAATCTCGGCCTCGTGCTGGCCAGCTTGAAGCGCTACGAGGAAGCCCGCGCCGCGCAGGAGCGCGCCGTCGCGCTGAAGCCGACCTTTGCCACCGCATGGACCGGCCTCGGCAATACGCTGATGAACATGCAGTTGTTCGAGCAGGCGGTCGCGGCGCATGACCGGGCCATCGCCATCAAGCCCGACTATGCCGACGCCTATTGCAACCGGGGCATGGCGCTGCTGCTGATGCAGCGGAACGAGGAGGCCCGCCAGAGCTTCGATCGCGCGCTGGGGCTTTCGCCGCGCCACATGCAGGCGACGTTCGGCAAGGGGCTCGTCAGCATCAATCTGCGGCATTTCGATCAGGCGCTCGCGGCCTTCAATGCTGCGCTCGCCATCAAGCCGGGGGCGGCGGCCGTTATCGCGCAGCGTGGCCGGCTCTTCATCCAGATGGCCCGGTTCGACGCGGCGGAGGCCGATTTCGAGGCCGCGCTGGCCACCGATCCGCGGCTCGAAGCCGCTCTGCTCGGCAAGGCGCATGTCGGCGTGCTCACCGACCGGATCGCGCCGGCGATGCTGGCCTGCAAGCGCGTGCTGGAGACCAATCCGTCGTCGGAAGTCGCGCTGCTCTGGCTGGGCGCCTGCTTCGCCCGGCAGGGCGACACCGCCGCCGCGATCCAGCATTTCGAACGCGCGCTCGAGATCAAGCCGGATTTCGAGGACGCCATTCTGAAGAAGATCTTCGCGCTCGACTTTTATCCGGGGGCCGACGTTGCCGCGCACCAGGCGGTCCGGCGCGAGTGGTGGGACCGGATCGGCGTGCACATCCCGCGGTGCGAGCTCACCGGCATCGACCGCGACCCGGAGCGCCGGATCACGGTCGGCTACGTGTCGTCCGATTTCCGCAGCCATTCGGCGGCCCTGACGTTCCTGCCGGTGCTGCGCCATCACGATCACCAGGCGTTCAAGGTGATCTGCTACTCGGGCTCGCCGCTGGTCGATGCCGTGACCGAGCAGTGCAAGGCCGCCTCCGACGGCTGGGTCGATGCCTGGCAATTGTCGGACGAGGAGCTGGTCGCGCGCATCCGGTCGGATCAGGTCGACATTCTGGTCGACCTCTCCGGGCATTCGGCCGGCAACCGCCTCACCTTGTTCGCGCGCAAGCCCGCGCCGATCCAGGTCACGGCGTGGGGCAATGCGACCGGCACCGGCCTGCCGACCATCGACTACTTCTTCGCCGATCCGGTCACGGTGCCCCAGGCCGTCCGGCCGCTGTTCGCGGAAGAGGTGTACGACCTTCCGGCCCTGATCACGACGGACCCGCTGCCGGATGCGCAGCCGACGCCGTTGCCGATGCTCCATAATCGCTACGTCACCTTTGGTGTCTTCAACCGCGTCGACAAGATCTCCGATCAGGTGCTCGGCGTATGGGCCGCCTTGCTGCGGGCGCTGCCCGATGCGCGCATCGTGGTGAAGAACGGTGCGCTCGACGACAGCTTCTTGCGCGACGGGCTGATCGCGCGGTTCGCGGCCCATGGCATCGCGGAGCATCGGCTCACCTGTCTCGGCTCGTCGATGCGGCATGAGCACATCGCAGCCTTCGCCCAGATCGACATCTCGCTCGATCCGTTCCCGCAGAACGGCGGCGTGAGCACCTGGGAGTCGCTGCAGGCGGGCGTGCCCGTCGTCGCCAAGCTCGGCAACAGCTCGGCTTCGCGCGCCGGCGGCGCCATCGTCAAGGCGGTCGGTCTCGACGACTGGGTGGCCGAGGACGACGACGGCTACATCGCGATCGCCCTGAAGCACGCCGCCAACCCCGCTGCCTTGGCGCAACTGAGGGCCGAGCTGTCGGCCCGCGTAGCGAGCTCCCCGGCCGGCAATGTCGTGACCTACACGCGGAAGGTCGAGGAAGGCTACTGCACGTTCTGGCGGCGCTATTGCGCGGCTGGGGCTTGA
- a CDS encoding glycosyltransferase family 41 protein, with translation MAGNVGSRAFQNARLEKKNRKQAEPLLAAATAAYHARRPAEVRSLCAQVLALLPDHAGALRLLGMAALDSGALSDAAAALARAVEIDPRDVDAHANLGIVLSNLGRHAEARRHQERAVALVPNFAAGWNSLGSTLLRLQEAEPAIAAYERAVTLKPDYADAHCNRGMALLLVDRSAEALQSFDRALALNPRHIQALHGKGLVGLKLRHFDEALAALNAALAIRPDAASVLAERGQVHLQAGRFDQAKADFDAALAREPNLESALLGRAHLGVHQNDVAPAMAACRKVLEQNPSSEAAWTWLGGCYAKQGDIEAALQHFDHALALKPDYRDAIAAKIFALDFLPDADFARQQAVRREWWERIGRQLPRAALASRNRDPERRLVIGYVSADFRNHSAAFTVLPVLRHHDHAQFEVICYSCSARQDEVTARCRAAADGWVDAWQMSDDDLAARIQADGVDILVDLSGHSSGNRLTLFARKPAPIQVTAWGHGTGTGLPTIDYFFADPVTVPAEMRHLFAEQVYDLPAVITTDPLPVMPSTELPMLRTGYVTFGVFNRIDKISDAALSVWGRLMAQLPEARTVVKNSAIDDAFLRDGLVARFVAHGIAADRVICFGSTTREQHVAQFAHVDISLDPFPQNGGVSTWESLQAGVPVLAKLGCSPASRAAAAINTALGLDDWVAADDDGYVAIALKHVAEPARLAQLRAELPARVAGSAAGNVETYTRKVEEAYRLFWRRYCANPG, from the coding sequence TTGGCTGGCAATGTCGGCTCGCGCGCGTTTCAGAACGCCCGACTCGAGAAGAAGAATCGCAAGCAGGCTGAGCCATTGCTGGCGGCTGCGACCGCCGCGTATCACGCGCGGCGGCCGGCGGAGGTGCGCTCGCTGTGTGCCCAGGTTCTGGCGCTGCTGCCGGATCACGCCGGTGCGTTGCGGCTGCTCGGCATGGCCGCGCTCGATTCCGGCGCGTTGAGCGACGCCGCGGCGGCCCTGGCGCGCGCGGTGGAGATCGATCCGCGCGATGTCGATGCGCACGCCAATCTCGGCATCGTGCTGTCCAATCTGGGACGCCATGCCGAGGCGCGACGGCACCAGGAGCGCGCTGTGGCGCTGGTGCCGAATTTCGCTGCCGGCTGGAATAGCCTCGGCAGCACGTTGCTGCGCCTGCAGGAGGCGGAACCGGCGATCGCCGCCTATGAGCGCGCGGTGACGCTGAAGCCGGACTACGCGGACGCGCATTGCAACCGCGGCATGGCGCTGTTGCTCGTCGACCGCAGCGCCGAGGCGCTGCAGAGCTTCGATCGCGCGTTGGCGCTCAATCCACGTCATATCCAGGCGCTGCATGGCAAGGGTCTCGTCGGCCTCAAGCTCCGCCATTTTGACGAGGCGCTCGCGGCGTTGAATGCGGCGCTCGCGATCAGGCCGGATGCGGCAAGCGTCCTTGCCGAGCGCGGCCAGGTGCATCTGCAGGCCGGCCGGTTCGACCAGGCCAAGGCGGATTTCGACGCGGCGCTGGCGCGTGAGCCAAACCTCGAATCCGCGCTGCTCGGCCGAGCCCATCTCGGCGTGCACCAGAACGACGTGGCACCGGCCATGGCGGCCTGCCGCAAGGTGCTCGAGCAGAACCCTTCCTCCGAGGCGGCCTGGACCTGGCTCGGCGGCTGCTATGCGAAGCAGGGGGACATCGAGGCGGCGCTGCAGCACTTCGACCATGCCCTCGCGCTCAAGCCCGATTACCGGGATGCGATCGCTGCGAAGATATTTGCTCTCGACTTCCTGCCAGACGCCGACTTCGCGAGGCAGCAGGCAGTCCGCCGAGAATGGTGGGAGCGGATCGGGAGGCAGCTTCCACGCGCGGCGCTGGCGTCGCGCAACAGGGATCCTGAGCGGCGGCTGGTCATCGGCTATGTCTCGGCGGATTTCCGCAATCACTCGGCGGCCTTCACCGTGCTGCCGGTGTTGCGCCATCATGATCACGCTCAGTTCGAGGTGATCTGCTATTCCTGCTCGGCGCGCCAGGACGAGGTCACGGCGCGCTGCCGCGCCGCCGCCGATGGCTGGGTCGATGCCTGGCAGATGTCCGACGACGATCTGGCCGCTCGCATCCAGGCAGACGGCGTCGACATCCTGGTCGATCTCTCCGGCCATTCCTCCGGCAACCGGCTCACTTTGTTCGCCCGCAAGCCCGCGCCGATCCAGGTCACGGCCTGGGGCCACGGCACCGGGACCGGCCTGCCGACGATCGACTACTTCTTCGCCGATCCGGTGACCGTGCCGGCCGAGATGCGTCATCTGTTCGCCGAGCAGGTGTACGACTTGCCGGCGGTGATCACGACGGATCCGCTGCCGGTCATGCCGTCCACGGAGTTGCCGATGCTGCGCACCGGCTATGTCACCTTCGGTGTCTTCAACCGGATCGACAAGATCTCCGATGCGGCGCTGTCGGTGTGGGGGCGGCTGATGGCGCAGCTGCCGGAGGCTCGCACCGTCGTCAAGAATTCCGCGATCGATGACGCCTTCCTGCGTGATGGCCTCGTCGCGCGCTTCGTTGCCCACGGCATCGCGGCGGACCGCGTCATCTGCTTCGGCTCCACGACGCGCGAGCAGCACGTCGCGCAATTCGCGCATGTCGACATCTCGCTCGATCCGTTCCCGCAGAATGGCGGCGTCAGCACCTGGGAGTCGCTGCAGGCCGGCGTGCCCGTTCTGGCGAAGCTCGGCTGCAGCCCAGCCTCGCGCGCCGCGGCCGCGATCAATACCGCGCTCGGTCTTGACGACTGGGTGGCCGCGGACGACGACGGCTATGTCGCGATCGCCCTGAAGCATGTCGCGGAGCCGGCCAGGCTGGCCCAGCTCAGAGCCGAGTTGCCGGCGCGTGTTGCGGGCTCTGCCGCCGGCAATGTCGAGACCTACACACGCAAGGTCGAGGAAGCCTATCGGCTGTTCTGGCGGCGCTACTGCGCCAACCCGGGTTGA
- a CDS encoding tetratricopeptide repeat protein: MASDVGSRAFQNARLQKKHRKQADELMPRAVAAYRAGRAADAQAVCGQILALLPEHFDALHLLGVVALDSGQLELAEQALTKAVEIEPRHAEALSNLGLALFNRKRYEEARKCQERAVALKPNLVVALTGLGNTLMRLGLQQEAIAAHDRAIALKPDYADAYCNRGMALLTLNRNAEANHSFDRALSLTPRHMEAMFGKGLACINLRHSDDALAAFDAALAIKPNAAQVLAQRGRLHQQAGRFDRAMPDFQAALALDPRHEAALLGFAQLSAIKDNIAPAMDACRKVLEQNPHSEVAWTWLGECFCRQGDLATALQHFERALEIKPDFGDAVTAKIFLLDFMPDTDFAQHQAVRREWWSRIGAQIARRPTPLRDRDPERRLTIGYVSSDFRMHSAALVFLPVLRHHDHGAFKVVCYSCSPLQDGMTAQCRAAADVWVDAWQMSDEELADRIEADEVDILVDLSGHSAGNRLPVFARKPAPIQVTAWGSGTGTGVPTMDYFFADPVTVPEAARPLFAEQVYDLPAVITTDPLQGWQPTPLPMLRNGHVTFGVFNRIDKISEPALALWARLMAELPDSRIVIKNGALDAPLLRDGLVARLVAHGIAEERISCLGLSTRDQHIAEFAAIDMSLDPFPQNGGVSTWESLQAGVPVICKPGHSAAARAAAAINTAVGLPDWAAEDDDGYIAIALKYARQPNELAKLRAELPAMVASSAAGNVETYTRKVEEGYRLFWRRHCASV, translated from the coding sequence GTGGCAAGCGATGTCGGGTCCCGCGCCTTTCAGAATGCGCGGTTGCAGAAGAAGCACCGCAAGCAGGCGGATGAGCTGATGCCGCGCGCCGTTGCCGCCTATCGCGCCGGCCGCGCGGCCGATGCACAGGCTGTCTGCGGTCAGATTCTGGCGCTGCTCCCGGAGCATTTCGATGCCTTGCATCTGCTCGGCGTGGTGGCGCTCGACAGCGGCCAACTCGAGCTCGCCGAGCAGGCCCTGACCAAGGCTGTCGAGATCGAGCCGCGTCACGCCGAAGCGCTGTCCAATCTCGGGCTCGCGCTGTTCAACCGCAAACGCTACGAGGAGGCGCGCAAGTGCCAGGAGCGCGCGGTTGCGCTGAAGCCCAATCTCGTCGTCGCGCTCACGGGGCTCGGCAACACGCTGATGCGCTTGGGCCTGCAGCAGGAGGCGATCGCGGCGCATGACCGGGCGATCGCGCTGAAGCCGGACTACGCCGACGCCTATTGCAACCGCGGCATGGCGCTGCTGACGCTCAATCGCAATGCCGAGGCCAATCACAGCTTCGATCGCGCATTGTCGCTCACCCCGCGTCACATGGAGGCGATGTTCGGCAAGGGCCTCGCCTGCATCAATCTGCGCCATTCCGACGACGCGCTCGCAGCCTTCGATGCTGCGCTCGCGATCAAGCCAAACGCTGCGCAGGTGCTGGCCCAGCGCGGCCGGCTGCATCAGCAGGCCGGACGTTTCGACAGAGCGATGCCCGATTTCCAGGCCGCGCTCGCGCTCGATCCGCGTCACGAGGCGGCGCTGCTCGGCTTCGCCCAGCTCAGCGCCATCAAGGACAACATCGCGCCGGCGATGGACGCCTGCCGCAAGGTGCTGGAGCAGAACCCGCATTCGGAGGTCGCCTGGACCTGGCTCGGCGAATGCTTCTGCAGACAGGGCGACCTGGCGACAGCCTTGCAGCATTTCGAGCGCGCGCTCGAGATCAAGCCGGATTTTGGTGATGCGGTCACTGCCAAGATCTTCCTGCTCGACTTCATGCCCGACACTGACTTTGCCCAGCATCAGGCTGTCCGGCGCGAATGGTGGAGCAGGATCGGCGCCCAGATCGCGCGGCGGCCGACGCCGCTGCGCGACCGCGATCCGGAGCGGCGGCTCACCATCGGCTATGTCTCGTCCGACTTCCGGATGCATTCGGCAGCGCTGGTGTTCCTGCCGGTGCTGCGCCATCACGATCACGGCGCGTTCAAGGTCGTCTGCTATTCCTGCTCGCCGCTGCAGGACGGGATGACGGCGCAGTGCCGTGCCGCTGCCGACGTCTGGGTCGACGCCTGGCAGATGTCCGACGAGGAGCTCGCCGATCGTATCGAAGCCGATGAGGTCGATATCCTGGTCGATCTCTCCGGCCATTCTGCCGGCAACCGCCTGCCGGTGTTCGCCCGCAAGCCGGCGCCGATTCAGGTCACGGCCTGGGGCAGCGGCACCGGCACCGGCGTGCCGACGATGGACTACTTCTTCGCCGACCCCGTCACGGTGCCGGAGGCCGCGCGCCCGCTGTTTGCCGAGCAGGTCTACGATCTGCCGGCCGTGATCACCACCGATCCGCTGCAAGGATGGCAGCCGACGCCGCTGCCGATGCTGCGCAACGGCCACGTCACCTTCGGCGTCTTCAACCGCATCGACAAGATCTCCGAGCCCGCGCTCGCGCTGTGGGCGCGGCTGATGGCGGAGCTGCCGGACTCGCGGATCGTGATCAAGAACGGCGCGCTCGATGCGCCCCTGCTGCGCGACGGCCTCGTCGCCCGCCTCGTGGCTCACGGCATTGCCGAGGAGCGCATCAGCTGCCTTGGCCTGTCGACGCGCGATCAGCACATCGCCGAGTTCGCCGCGATCGACATGTCGCTCGACCCGTTCCCGCAGAATGGCGGCGTCAGCACCTGGGAGTCGCTGCAGGCCGGCGTGCCCGTGATCTGCAAGCCGGGGCACAGCGCAGCGGCGCGGGCAGCAGCAGCCATCAACACCGCGGTGGGGCTGCCGGATTGGGCCGCTGAGGACGACGACGGCTACATCGCCATCGCCCTGAAGTATGCGCGCCAACCGAACGAGTTGGCGAAGCTGCGAGCGGAGCTGCCGGCCATGGTCGCGAGCTCCGCCGCCGGCAATGTCGAGACCTACACGCGCAAGGTGGAGGAGGGCTATCGCCTGTTCTGGCGCCGCCATTGCGCCTCCGTTTGA